TATCGCTGGAGGAATTCTGCTATTCATCATTTCGCTGAAGATGATTTTCCCGAGTCCAGCGTCGCACTCCGAGGATACGGAGCGCGACGAGCCGTTCATCGTGCCCTTGGCGGTTCCAATGACAGCCGGGCCTTCGACCATCGCCGTATTGCTTCTATTGAGCTCATCCCAGCCTGAGCTTATTTGGGATTGGACCGTAGCATTGGTGTTAGCATGGCTGGCCGCCACAAGCATCCTGCTCGCCTCTTCCCGCTTAATGAAGCTGATCGGCGAACGCGGATCAAGGGCGCTCGAACGGCTGATGGGGATGGTGCTTGTAATTCTCGCAACCCAAATGCTTTTGAACGGCATTAGGAATTTCATAGAAAGCCTCTAGGCTCTTAATCAGCCCAACGCGGCGGGGAGGTCGCCGTATCGGCTTTCCTGAGATCGGAGCGTATGGATTACTTTACCCGATTCTAGCCTGCTTCAAATTTCTACCACTCCCCCTGAGCGCCCCCTTAACGGTTGAAGTAAATGACAGCGAGAAGACTCCCGTTTTCCATTGCTCGATAACTCAATTGAAGCCAGCAATAGCCACGTTTCCCCGAAATTCAGCGGACAAAGAAAATGGCGACAGAGAGAGAGAAAATGGTGGCGGGCGAGCCCTACTGGATTAACGACCCCGAGCTAGTCGAAGTACGCTATGTCACACGAGAACGAGTCGACGAATTCAATGCCCTTGGCCCCAGGGAAGTTGATAAAAAACAAGAGCTCCAGCGCCAGATTTTCGGTAGCGTCGGCAACAACGTCCACATGGAGAAACCCATCCGCATCGACTACGGCTTCAACACTCATTTCGGAAACAACGTCTTCATCAACTTCAACCTCGTGATCCTAGATTGCGGTAAGATCACGGTCGGCGACAACGTCTTCATCGCTCCCAATGTCCAGTTCTACACCGCGCTACATCCTATCGACATAGCGGAGCGCGCCAAGCACCTCGGAACCACTAAACCAATACACATCGGAAACGACGTCTGGATCGGCGGTGGGTGCATCATCATGCCGGGCGTCACTATCGGCAATGGAGCGACCATCGGCGCTGGCAGCGTAGTGACTCGGGACATTCCGCCGGACACTGTCGCCTACGGAAACCCCTGCAAAGTCGGAAGAGTCCTTAAGGAGGACGCTCGCTCAGAAATCGCCGGCGGATCTGCCAGCTAGGAAACGGCTTCAGCCGAAGGTCAGGCGAAGGGTGGCAAATCCAGCCTGTCCCACTTCCAAAGATCCTTGCCTCGAAAGATTCTGGAATCACGTGTCCGGTGCTCCACTCCCACTCGATAGCTTTTGATAAATGCTCCAAGGCTGCTGAGCCAGAAAGGACGCGTCCTGCAACTCAAGGCTAGCATGAAAGGCATTTTGAGAAACTTGTATAGCGAAACCGCTCCAGTGAAATAGCGGCCGTGCAGATAACCTAAGCCCCGTGCATAGCAATTGGACTTATAGGAATCCTCTCCATCCA
This genomic interval from Pelagicoccus albus contains the following:
- a CDS encoding sugar O-acetyltransferase — encoded protein: MATEREKMVAGEPYWINDPELVEVRYVTRERVDEFNALGPREVDKKQELQRQIFGSVGNNVHMEKPIRIDYGFNTHFGNNVFINFNLVILDCGKITVGDNVFIAPNVQFYTALHPIDIAERAKHLGTTKPIHIGNDVWIGGGCIIMPGVTIGNGATIGAGSVVTRDIPPDTVAYGNPCKVGRVLKEDARSEIAGGSAS
- a CDS encoding YhgN family NAAT transporter, with translation MHWSNILSAAVTLFLIMDPIGNVPVFHGVLSNLDPNRRTKVVTRELLIALVILAGFLFAGNAILAFLGLTQPSLNIAGGILLFIISLKMIFPSPASHSEDTERDEPFIVPLAVPMTAGPSTIAVLLLLSSSQPELIWDWTVALVLAWLAATSILLASSRLMKLIGERGSRALERLMGMVLVILATQMLLNGIRNFIESL